Sequence from the Phosphitispora fastidiosa genome:
GTTTTATTTACCTGATCTTTTTCTAAAGGTTTCTTCCGTAATCCTGAAAGCGAATTGAACTAACATTCCTCCCTTCCTAGGATTTATCTGTTGTTCTCTTATCCCCCCATGTCATCTTATCCAGGACAGAGCCTGAATCACCTCCTTTGGTTAATATGTCTGATGGTAATTCCTATTCTAATTGTAAGGGGTGTCGGGGAAATAATAATTAAAAAATCCTTTAGGAATCAAAAAAAGCATCCGTTTGGAGATATAATTCTTTTATTGGTTAAAGCATTTATTAGGGGCTGTTTTCAATAACTCCTTTGACTGCTTACCTGATGATAGAACCGTTGGCGGTTAATATAGACCGTCCACGCCGGTAAAATAGCAAAATTTCAGAAATTTTAGATATTAATGCCGAAGAGCCGAAAGCACTGCCAATGCCCTCAACAGTAAAGGCCCGAACCTTTTTGCAAGGTCCGGGCCTTTAAAAAACAGCAGATTATTGGCGAACGGTTAGGATTCTACTGTTATCACCTATTTCATTTTGATGGCACGATGGGGGCAGTAAGCAACACACTTTCCGCAGCCGACACACTTATCCCCGTCGATTTGGGGGACCTCAGCCTTAAAGAGCCAATGCGTTTTTTGGGTGATAGCCCCAAGGCCGCAGACTCTTTTGGCGGCACAGAACGGTGAATGGTCACACAGTTTTTCATTAAGTACAGCTTTTTTCTTCTTTGCCAATTCAAAAACCTCCATATAAGTAATATCAAATCAACAGTTTAGATCAAATCAACAATAGGCTGCTATCAAACCAAGTATAATTAAAACCATACAACATACCCTAGGGGGGTATACTCAGTATAGCAGAAAAAAGTTTCATTTACAAACCCGTTAAAAAATTATATAATAATTAAATAATAACAGAGACTCAAATTGTTTTTAGCTAGGGGTGCCCAAAAGGCTGAGAGGTTTTGTCAGAAACCAACCCTTGGAACCTGAATCCCGGATAATACCGGCGAAGGGAAGCTAGTGTTTTGTTAACAAAGCAGGCTTGCCATTTGGTAAGCCTGCAGCTGTTTTCAGCGAATAAATTAATAGGGTGATGGTAATTGTGCAGCTAAAAATTAATGGCAAGGTGACGGAAATAGAGCCTTTGCTGACTCTTGCCGGCCTCATGCAGACCCGCGGGATTAAGTCGGGGGCAGTGGTTGTCCAGTACAACGGGGATATTGTTGATAAGGGCTTTTGGACCGAAATTGTACTTAAAGAAAATGATGAATTGGAAATACTTCGTTTTGTAGGGGGGGGCTAATAATGGACATCTTAAAAATTGGAGGGCAGGAAATTCACAACCGGCTGTTTCTGGGCACAGGGAAATTTGCTTCAGATGCGCTCATTCCTGATGTGATCAAGGCTTCCGGGGTGCAGGTGGTGACTGTTGCTCTGCGCAGGGTTGATTTTGAAAACGAGCAGGATAATATGCTGAATTATATAGATAAGGAATGTGTTTTGATGCCCAATACCTCAGGGGCGCGGACCGCTGATGAGGCAGTCAGGATTGCCCGGATTGCCCGGGCTGCCGGATGTGGTAACTGGGTTAAAATTGAAGTCATAAAAGACAACAAATACCTGCTTCCTGATAATACTGAGACCCTGAAGGCAACCGAGATCCTTGCCCGTGAGGGGTTTGCGGTTTTCCCATACATGAGCCCGGACCTGATGGCAGCCCGTCAGATGAGGGATGCCGGGGCTGCAGCTATTATGCCCCTGGGTTCGCCCATAGGTTCCAACAGGGGATTGCAAACCCGGGAACTGGTGCGGATACTTATTGATGAAATTGACCTTCCGATAATTGTTGACGCTGGGATTGGCCGGCCTTCGGAGGCCGCAGAAGCAATGGAAATGGGCGCTGCTGCAGTGCTGGTGAATACCGCAATTGCGGTGGCTGATGATCCTGTATCTATGGCTGCAGCCTTCAGTATGGCAGTAAAGGCGGGCCGTCAGGGTTACTTGGCTGGACCTGGGGCTGCAAAGCTGTATGCAGAGGCTTCATCGCCTCTGACCGGGTTCCTGCGGGATTTTGAATAACAAATGAAAAGAAAGTTTATGTCTGATAAATTATTGAAATTGATTGGAATGATTACAGATGGGCTTTTATGAAATATATAATGAAATTAAAGATACAGACTTTGCCGGATTGCTTAAAGAGGTGACAGTTCAGCAAGCAGAGAGGGTAATCGGGGAAAACACGGTTAGTGATACCGGGTTTCTGCGGCTGTTGTCTCCGGCTGCCGGCGAAAGGCTGGAGCCTATGGCCCGGAAGGCACATCACCTGACCTTAAAGAATTTTGGCCGGGTAATCGGCCTGTATACACCGATGTATCTTTCGGACTTTTGTACCAACGAATGTGTTTACTGTGGCTTTAATACCAAAAACCCTATGCGCCGCAGGACTCTAAGTGTTGCAGAGGTTGAACGGGAAGGCCGGATGATTGCCGGAACGGGATTGAGACACCTGCTTATCCTCACGGGAGAAGCGCCGCGCCAGGCATCTGTGGAATACCTGGCCGAGTGTACCGGGAGATTGCGGAAGTACTTCTCCTCAGTTTCTATTGAAGTATATCCCATGGAAACAGCAGGATATCAGACCCTTGTTGCCGCAGGGGTTGATGGAATGACTGTTTACCAGGAGGTATATGACCCGGAAATTTATGACCGGCTCCACATTAAAGGGCCTAAGAAAAACTATCTCTTCAGGCTTGATGCACCGGAGCGGGCTTGTCAGGCCGGCATGCGGACTGTCAACCTGGGGGCATTGCTGGGGCTTGCAGACTGGAGAAGCGAGGTTTTTGCCCTTGGGCTTCATGCAAAATACCTTCAGGATAAATACCCCGATACCGAAATCAGTGTGTCATTTCCACGCATCAGGCCCGCAGCCGGACAATTCCGGCCTGCGGTAGAGGTAACTGACCGGGCACTGGTTCAGATGATATTAGCGATAAGGCTGTTTTTGCCCCGGGCGGGGATTACCCTTTCTACAAGAGAAAACTCCGATTTTCGGGACAACCTCATCAGGCTTGGGGTAACCAAAATGTCTGCCGGTTCCTGCACTGAAGTGGGAGGGCGGCTGGATGGGGATGGCCATGAAGGTCAGTTTGAAATTTCCGATACGCGTTCTGTGGCCGAAATGAAGGCTGCTATTTTACAACACGGATACCAACCTGTCTCCAAAGACTGGCTGATAATATAAGACCGGCTGATAAATTGAGTTGAGTATAAGTGGTCAGCAATCAATGTAATGGGACTGTTTTTCGGCGGCTGCAGCCGTTTGTGGGGCAGACCTGTTTTTTTTAGAATTTTCGAACCGTTTTCAGGGGATATGGTGTCTAATAGATAGACAGCAGTCAGGTGGTGTGGCAATGGATATAACAGGACTGGTAAAAATGGCCCGGGCCGGAGACGAACAGGCTTATGCCAGGCTTATAGAAATGAAGCGGGAGAATCTCTACAGGATTGCTTTAGCATATGTGGGCAATGAAGCTGACTGCCAGGATATGCTTCAGGAGGCCTATTTAAAGGCATACTTGTCTTTAAATAAGCTTAAGAACCCTGAATTTTTCTTTACTTGGCTGACCAGAATTCTGATAAATCTATGCTGCAGCCAGTTAAAAAGAAGGTATAAATTTGTCAGATTAGATGGAGGGCAGCCCGCAGGAAGTTATGTTGACCCGAATTTCATTTTGGCTGAAGCCAAGGCTGATATAACCGGTATGCTTGATTCCCTTGATGAAAAGTACCGCCAAGTGCTAATTTTAAAGTACTTGGGAGAATATACCCTTGTTGAAATCAGTGAAATACTGAAATGTCCCCTGGGTACGGTCAAATCGCGTTTAAACTACGGGCTCAGGGAACTCCGGGAAAAAGCTGAAAGGAGGGCTGGCTGTGATTGATTGCAGGTCAGTGCAAAATTTGCTGCCGGAATATGCTTTGGCAGAACTGGATGATGAAACAACACAACGTATTTGCCGGCACCTGCGGGAATGTCCGGAATGCAATCAGGAGAAGGAGCGGCTCCGGGAGTTGTATGGTTTCGGTAACGTTTTTTTCGGGCAAATGAAAGAGGGTATCCCAATTCCGGCAGGCGCTGGATACCTAAAACTGCCGGAATACAGGAGACGGGGGCTCCGGCTGCCCGTGTTCCGGGAAGTTTTTGGCCTGAAATATGCTGCAGCCTGTGCCGTTGTGGTAATCCTCTTTTTCAGCACATATATTTCCCCGACCGCAGCCTATTATGCCTCCAAAATTCCCGTCCTTGGCCAGGTATTCACTACTGTGGATGAAGGGGCCCTGGTGGCACATGAAGAGGGTTTTGGGCAGCGGGTGGGAAAAACCAGGACCATTAACGGGGCCGCTTTTATGGTGGATGAAGTTATCATTGACCAGGCCAGAACCCTGCTGTTATTCCGGATAA
This genomic interval carries:
- a CDS encoding ATP-binding protein translates to MAKKKKAVLNEKLCDHSPFCAAKRVCGLGAITQKTHWLFKAEVPQIDGDKCVGCGKCVAYCPHRAIKMK
- the thiS gene encoding sulfur carrier protein ThiS; the encoded protein is MVIVQLKINGKVTEIEPLLTLAGLMQTRGIKSGAVVVQYNGDIVDKGFWTEIVLKENDELEILRFVGGG
- a CDS encoding thiazole synthase; this encodes MMDILKIGGQEIHNRLFLGTGKFASDALIPDVIKASGVQVVTVALRRVDFENEQDNMLNYIDKECVLMPNTSGARTADEAVRIARIARAAGCGNWVKIEVIKDNKYLLPDNTETLKATEILAREGFAVFPYMSPDLMAARQMRDAGAAAIMPLGSPIGSNRGLQTRELVRILIDEIDLPIIVDAGIGRPSEAAEAMEMGAAAVLVNTAIAVADDPVSMAAAFSMAVKAGRQGYLAGPGAAKLYAEASSPLTGFLRDFE
- the thiH gene encoding 2-iminoacetate synthase ThiH → MGFYEIYNEIKDTDFAGLLKEVTVQQAERVIGENTVSDTGFLRLLSPAAGERLEPMARKAHHLTLKNFGRVIGLYTPMYLSDFCTNECVYCGFNTKNPMRRRTLSVAEVEREGRMIAGTGLRHLLILTGEAPRQASVEYLAECTGRLRKYFSSVSIEVYPMETAGYQTLVAAGVDGMTVYQEVYDPEIYDRLHIKGPKKNYLFRLDAPERACQAGMRTVNLGALLGLADWRSEVFALGLHAKYLQDKYPDTEISVSFPRIRPAAGQFRPAVEVTDRALVQMILAIRLFLPRAGITLSTRENSDFRDNLIRLGVTKMSAGSCTEVGGRLDGDGHEGQFEISDTRSVAEMKAAILQHGYQPVSKDWLII
- a CDS encoding RNA polymerase sigma factor — its product is MDITGLVKMARAGDEQAYARLIEMKRENLYRIALAYVGNEADCQDMLQEAYLKAYLSLNKLKNPEFFFTWLTRILINLCCSQLKRRYKFVRLDGGQPAGSYVDPNFILAEAKADITGMLDSLDEKYRQVLILKYLGEYTLVEISEILKCPLGTVKSRLNYGLRELREKAERRAGCD